The following are encoded in a window of Arthrobacter antioxidans genomic DNA:
- the galT gene encoding galactose-1-phosphate uridylyltransferase gives MTLITPTRLSDGRELIYFDAHESSAARHRDVDATRDARELPARGPAGTARYDALTGEWIAVAAHRQSRTHLPPADQCPLCPTTPSNLSEIPASDYEVVVFENRFSSFGPDLGDLPADPAWGTTSTAYGRCEVVAFDSAHEGSFGSLPPERARTVIDAWAQRTEALSAMPGIKQVFCFENRGADIGVTLLHPHGQIYAYPFIPPRAATLAAKAAGFFEASGGRQTLMGHALAAERQSGERMVIEGEHFSAFVPFAARWPIEVHLVPHRQVADIAGLTGEERDELTTVYLELLGRLDALYPTPTPYIAAWQQAPVDAALRPASYLHLQLTSPRRAADKLKFLAGSEAAMGAFINDTTPEKVAEALRSASPATARKDQA, from the coding sequence ATGACCCTCATCACCCCCACCCGCCTGTCCGACGGGCGCGAGCTGATCTACTTCGACGCGCACGAGTCCAGTGCCGCACGGCACCGCGACGTGGATGCCACGCGTGACGCGCGCGAGCTGCCCGCGCGTGGACCGGCAGGGACCGCCCGCTACGACGCCCTGACCGGCGAGTGGATCGCGGTGGCCGCCCACCGCCAGTCACGTACCCACCTGCCGCCCGCGGACCAGTGCCCGCTGTGCCCGACGACGCCGTCGAACCTCTCGGAGATCCCGGCCTCCGACTACGAGGTCGTGGTGTTCGAGAACCGCTTCTCCTCCTTCGGCCCCGACCTCGGCGACCTGCCGGCCGACCCCGCCTGGGGTACGACGTCGACGGCGTACGGCCGGTGCGAGGTCGTCGCGTTCGACTCCGCGCACGAGGGCTCCTTCGGGTCCCTGCCGCCGGAGCGCGCGCGGACCGTGATCGACGCCTGGGCCCAGCGCACCGAGGCGCTGTCCGCGATGCCCGGCATCAAGCAGGTCTTCTGCTTCGAGAACCGCGGAGCGGACATCGGCGTGACGCTCCTGCACCCGCACGGGCAGATCTACGCCTACCCGTTCATCCCGCCCCGCGCCGCGACCCTCGCCGCGAAGGCCGCCGGGTTCTTCGAGGCCTCCGGCGGACGGCAGACGCTCATGGGGCACGCCCTCGCCGCCGAACGGCAGTCCGGCGAGCGCATGGTCATCGAGGGCGAGCACTTCAGCGCCTTCGTGCCCTTCGCCGCCCGCTGGCCGATCGAGGTCCATCTGGTCCCCCACCGGCAGGTCGCGGACATCGCGGGTCTCACGGGCGAGGAGCGCGACGAGCTCACGACGGTCTACCTCGAGCTCCTCGGCCGGCTCGACGCCCTCTACCCCACGCCCACGCCGTACATCGCGGCGTGGCAGCAGGCGCCCGTCGACGCCGCACTGCGGCCGGCGAGCTACCTCCACCTCCAGCTCACCTCCCCGCGCCGTGCCGCCGACAAGCTGAAGTTCCTGGCGGGTTCCGAAGCGGCCATGGGCGCCTTCATCAACGACACCACCCCGGAGAAGGTGGCGGAGGCCCTCCGCAGCGCCTCTCCCGCCACAGCCCGGAAGGACCAGGCATGA
- a CDS encoding DeoR/GlpR family DNA-binding transcription regulator produces MLAAERHAAILERLSGQPAVRVSGLAIALGVSEMTVRRDIDTLEARGALIRVHGGAVRPGSLSSVEAGFDANRTRGGAAKQQIAATAVSLLAPGMTVSVTGGTTTFALAPLLSRIQGLTVITNSLPLADELFRLSAAALSDGTPRVLLSGGELTPSKALVGPLATGTISSLRADLCFMGAHGVDAAAGITTPNLAEADTNQAFARTCGRLVVLADATKIGVVSLARVAALDAAAILVTDRHPGTDYAAHTRILCDPVTDPHLEERP; encoded by the coding sequence ATGCTCGCAGCAGAGCGCCACGCGGCGATCCTCGAGCGCCTCTCCGGGCAGCCGGCCGTGCGGGTGAGCGGGCTGGCGATCGCACTCGGCGTCTCGGAGATGACGGTCCGCCGGGACATCGACACCCTGGAGGCCCGCGGGGCGCTGATCCGCGTCCACGGAGGAGCCGTGCGCCCGGGCAGCCTCAGCTCGGTCGAGGCCGGCTTCGACGCCAACCGGACACGGGGCGGCGCGGCGAAGCAGCAGATCGCGGCCACGGCGGTGTCCCTCCTGGCCCCCGGCATGACCGTCTCCGTGACGGGCGGCACCACCACCTTCGCCCTCGCCCCCCTCCTCAGCCGGATCCAGGGGCTGACGGTGATCACCAACTCGCTCCCCCTCGCGGACGAGCTGTTCAGGCTGAGCGCCGCCGCGCTCTCCGACGGCACCCCCAGGGTGCTGCTCTCCGGCGGCGAGCTCACCCCGTCGAAGGCCCTCGTGGGCCCGCTCGCGACCGGCACCATCTCCTCCCTCCGGGCGGACCTGTGCTTCATGGGCGCCCACGGCGTGGACGCCGCCGCGGGCATCACCACGCCCAACCTCGCCGAGGCGGACACCAACCAGGCGTTCGCCCGCACCTGCGGCCGGCTCGTCGTGCTCGCGGACGCCACCAAGATCGGCGTCGTGAGCCTCGCCCGGGTCGCGGCGCTCGACGCCGCGGCCATCCTCGTCACCGACCGACACCCCGGCACCGACTACGCCGCACACACCCGCATCCTCTGCGACCCCGTCACCGACCCCCACCTGGAAGAGCGCCCATGA
- a CDS encoding aldose 1-epimerase family protein, with the protein MATPRPASGINHTLRAGTSTAVVASLAAALRSYECAGVALTETWGDGDIPAGGGGILLAPWPNRVAEGRWSLHGEEQRLDITEPSKGNAIHGLLRNTGYRTVDAGSAHAVLEAEIFPQHGYPFHLLHRATYELTEEQLTVTQELTNLSPDAAPFALGAHPYLKISDVPTEELTLTLLADRMIETDDRSIPTGTVDVTGQHDLRTGRRIGDLRFDTAFTDLRTVGGRHEHVLAAPDGRSVTLWADASFAYAHVYVSTIYPGVDKAVAVEPMTAPADAFNSGEGLRWLDPGASFSARWGILPALG; encoded by the coding sequence ATGGCGACTCCACGGCCGGCAAGCGGCATCAACCACACCCTGCGGGCGGGCACGTCGACGGCCGTCGTCGCCAGCCTCGCGGCGGCCCTGCGCTCCTACGAGTGCGCCGGCGTCGCACTCACCGAGACCTGGGGCGACGGCGACATCCCCGCGGGCGGGGGCGGGATCCTCCTCGCCCCCTGGCCCAACCGCGTGGCCGAGGGCCGCTGGTCGCTGCACGGCGAGGAACAGCGCCTCGACATCACGGAGCCGTCCAAGGGCAACGCCATCCACGGACTCCTCCGCAACACCGGCTACCGGACGGTCGACGCCGGTTCCGCCCACGCCGTCCTCGAGGCCGAGATCTTCCCCCAGCACGGCTATCCCTTCCACCTCCTCCACCGCGCCACCTACGAGCTCACCGAGGAGCAGCTCACCGTCACGCAGGAGCTGACGAACCTCTCCCCGGACGCCGCGCCCTTCGCCCTCGGCGCCCACCCCTACCTGAAGATCTCCGACGTGCCCACGGAGGAGCTGACGCTGACGCTGCTGGCGGATCGGATGATCGAGACCGACGACCGGTCGATCCCCACCGGCACGGTGGACGTCACCGGCCAGCACGACCTGCGGACCGGCCGGAGGATCGGTGACCTCCGGTTCGACACGGCGTTCACGGACCTCCGCACCGTCGGCGGGCGCCACGAGCACGTCCTCGCCGCCCCGGACGGACGCAGCGTCACCCTCTGGGCCGACGCCTCCTTCGCCTACGCCCACGTGTACGTGAGCACCATCTACCCCGGCGTGGACAAGGCCGTGGCCGTCGAGCCCATGACCGCCCCGGCCGACGCGTTCAACTCGGGGGAGGGCCTGCGGTGGCTCGATCCGGGCGCTTCGTTCTCGGCCCGGTGGGGGATCCTGCCGGCTCTCGGGTAG
- a CDS encoding AI-2E family transporter, translating to MQRLRGAKPQRALQRAVSRGAVTLPGPSPVRAASPRPLRMDERSDVPYALRVAASWAWRLGLVIVVGGVLVYLLTWISVLVIPLMVAGLFAALLLPLKIALHRRRVPNGLAVAITLVGFFGVIAGALLLVGQQLTVGMASLWGEAVAGVQQLLDWLSQGPLQLTATQIDSYLQDLGGAIQNNSASILSGALSFGSTAGHIAAGIFLTVFSLIFFMLDGPGIWRFVVGLAPVRARAAIDGAGRTGWLSMARYVRVQILVAGVDAIGIAVGAAIIGVPLALPLGVLVFLGSFIPVVGALATGSVAVLLALVANGWVNALIMLAIVLFVQQVEGHVLQPLVMGPAVSLHPLAVVLAVAGGTIVAGIPGALFSVPILAVLNASVRYISHRAWEHDDAVLRQGWPQEGGSGIRGPVTAGHEPSSSPASTPDPPAAAPAPQEETSP from the coding sequence ATGCAGCGTCTCCGCGGAGCGAAACCCCAGCGCGCCTTGCAGCGCGCCGTGAGCCGCGGTGCTGTGACCCTCCCCGGACCGTCCCCGGTCCGTGCCGCGTCGCCCCGTCCGCTCCGGATGGACGAGCGGTCCGACGTCCCCTATGCCCTGCGCGTCGCCGCGTCCTGGGCCTGGCGGCTGGGACTCGTCATCGTCGTGGGGGGCGTGCTGGTCTACCTCCTCACCTGGATCTCGGTGCTCGTCATCCCGCTCATGGTCGCGGGCCTGTTCGCCGCGCTGCTCCTGCCGCTGAAGATCGCGCTGCACCGCCGGCGCGTCCCGAACGGGCTGGCCGTCGCGATCACGCTCGTCGGATTCTTCGGCGTCATCGCGGGCGCCCTCCTGCTCGTCGGCCAGCAGCTCACCGTCGGGATGGCGAGCCTGTGGGGCGAAGCCGTCGCGGGGGTGCAGCAACTGCTGGACTGGCTGTCCCAGGGGCCCCTGCAGCTCACCGCGACGCAGATCGACTCGTACCTGCAGGACCTCGGGGGCGCGATCCAGAACAACAGCGCCTCCATCCTCAGCGGCGCCCTCTCCTTCGGGTCCACCGCGGGGCACATCGCCGCGGGGATCTTCCTCACGGTGTTCTCGCTGATCTTCTTCATGCTCGACGGCCCCGGGATCTGGCGGTTCGTCGTCGGACTCGCGCCGGTCCGCGCCCGGGCGGCGATCGACGGCGCGGGCCGCACGGGGTGGCTGTCCATGGCACGCTACGTGCGCGTCCAGATCCTCGTCGCGGGCGTGGACGCCATCGGCATCGCCGTGGGAGCCGCGATCATAGGGGTGCCCCTGGCGCTGCCGCTCGGCGTCCTCGTGTTCCTCGGCTCGTTCATCCCCGTCGTGGGCGCACTGGCCACCGGCTCCGTCGCCGTCCTGCTCGCGCTCGTCGCCAACGGATGGGTCAACGCCCTGATCATGCTCGCGATCGTCCTCTTCGTGCAGCAGGTCGAGGGACATGTGCTCCAGCCGCTCGTCATGGGGCCGGCCGTCTCCCTCCACCCGCTCGCGGTGGTCCTCGCCGTCGCCGGCGGCACGATCGTGGCCGGGATCCCCGGCGCCCTGTTCTCCGTCCCGATCCTGGCGGTCCTGAACGCATCCGTACGCTACATCTCGCACAGGGCCTGGGAGCACGACGACGCCGTGCTCCGGCAGGGCTGGCCCCAGGAGGGAGGGTCCGGCATTAGAGGGCCGGTCACGGCGGGGCACGAGCCTTCGTCGTCACCGGCCAGCACCCCGGACCCGCCCGCCGCCGCGCCAGCCCCCCAGGAAGAGACCTCCCCGTGA